From Natronincola ferrireducens, the proteins below share one genomic window:
- a CDS encoding branched-chain amino acid ABC transporter permease translates to MNFELFLQYLTNGISLGSLYALIAIGYTMVYGILRLINFAHGEIFMMSLYFAFYGVTMFSMPWYVSFVMAVIFTAALGMLIERAAYRPLRDSPRITIMVSAIGASFFIQNLAIVVFGGRPKAFPNIPLLTDVITIGTVSLQRLTLIIPVVTIILLYALLFLVNKTKTGMAMRAVSKDHETARLMGIDVNRTITITFGVGSILAAIGGIMWGSRFPQIQPVMGIMPGLKCFIAAVVGGIGNITGAVIGGFILGIGEIMIIAFLPNLTGYRDAFAFILLIVILLFKPTGIMGEKISEKV, encoded by the coding sequence ATGAACTTCGAACTGTTTTTGCAATACCTGACCAACGGTATATCCTTGGGAAGCTTGTATGCACTTATTGCTATTGGTTATACAATGGTTTATGGAATATTAAGATTAATTAACTTTGCCCATGGGGAAATCTTTATGATGTCCCTGTATTTTGCTTTTTATGGTGTTACAATGTTCAGTATGCCCTGGTATGTATCCTTTGTTATGGCAGTAATCTTTACAGCTGCCCTTGGTATGTTGATAGAAAGAGCCGCCTATAGGCCTCTAAGGGATTCCCCAAGAATCACCATCATGGTTTCCGCCATTGGGGCTTCCTTCTTTATACAAAACCTTGCCATCGTTGTCTTTGGTGGAAGGCCTAAAGCTTTTCCAAATATTCCTCTCTTAACAGATGTTATAACCATTGGGACGGTTTCCCTTCAAAGACTGACTTTGATCATTCCTGTTGTAACCATCATTCTTCTTTATGCCTTGTTGTTTTTAGTTAATAAGACTAAGACGGGGATGGCCATGAGGGCTGTATCTAAGGATCACGAAACTGCTAGGCTGATGGGAATAGACGTTAACCGAACCATTACGATAACCTTTGGTGTAGGGTCTATTCTAGCGGCTATTGGTGGTATTATGTGGGGCTCTAGATTCCCTCAAATTCAACCAGTTATGGGGATTATGCCTGGATTAAAATGCTTTATCGCCGCTGTTGTAGGGGGTATTGGCAACATTACTGGAGCCGTAATTGGAGGCTTTATTCTGGGTATAGGAGAGATTATGATTATAGCATTTTTGCCAAATTTAACTGGCTACCGTGATGCCTTTGCGTTTATTTTACTAATAGTGATTCTGCTATTTAAACCTACAGGCATTATGGGAGAAAAAATATCGGAGAAGGTGTAG
- a CDS encoding TRAP transporter substrate-binding protein yields MKKKLSMLLCMLLVVTLLAACGQKSPAPAAGEDVTLEEFEPVKYRLAHVVNENDSFHISAVKFKELVEERTGGKVEIEVHPNATLGDERTLLEGMQMGTVDMGIITNGPIANFVPQVAVFELPFLFSSHEEVYGVLDGDIGKEILKKMEDVNLKGLAFAERGFRNLTNSKKPVATPDDMKGLRIRVMENPVYIDTFQALGANTVPMAWTETLTALQQGTIDGQENPVVVIHSFKLDETQKHLSLSRHTYSPATIMMSLNAFNKLPADIQEIIERSAQEAAEHARAINIESEEILLKELQERGMEITEVDTAVFQEAVQSVYDKYRGQYGEYMDKIQEQLNK; encoded by the coding sequence ATGAAAAAGAAATTAAGTATGTTATTATGTATGCTGTTAGTGGTGACACTTTTAGCAGCCTGTGGACAAAAATCTCCAGCGCCTGCAGCAGGTGAAGATGTAACCTTAGAAGAATTTGAGCCTGTAAAATATCGTCTGGCCCACGTTGTCAATGAAAATGACAGCTTCCATATCAGTGCTGTGAAGTTTAAGGAATTGGTGGAGGAAAGAACCGGTGGTAAGGTGGAGATAGAAGTCCATCCCAACGCTACCTTAGGGGACGAAAGAACATTACTAGAGGGTATGCAAATGGGTACAGTGGACATGGGAATCATCACCAATGGACCCATCGCCAACTTTGTACCTCAAGTGGCAGTGTTTGAACTACCCTTCCTATTTAGCAGTCATGAAGAGGTTTATGGAGTATTGGATGGTGATATAGGTAAGGAAATCCTAAAAAAAATGGAGGATGTCAACCTGAAGGGCCTTGCCTTTGCAGAAAGAGGATTTAGAAACCTAACCAACTCTAAAAAACCGGTTGCAACCCCTGATGACATGAAGGGCTTAAGAATTAGAGTTATGGAAAATCCAGTATATATCGACACCTTCCAAGCTTTAGGGGCCAATACTGTACCAATGGCATGGACAGAAACCCTTACAGCTTTACAGCAGGGAACCATTGATGGACAAGAGAATCCAGTGGTGGTAATCCACTCCTTCAAGCTGGATGAAACACAAAAGCATTTATCCTTGTCTAGACATACCTATTCACCCGCCACTATCATGATGAGCTTGAATGCCTTCAACAAGCTTCCAGCAGACATTCAAGAGATTATTGAAAGGTCTGCTCAAGAGGCAGCAGAGCATGCAAGAGCTATCAATATTGAGAGTGAAGAAATACTATTGAAGGAGCTACAAGAAAGAGGTATGGAGATTACTGAGGTAGATACAGCAGTATTCCAAGAGGCGGTACAATCTGTTTATGACAAGTATAGAGGACAATACGGAGAATATATGGATAAAATTCAAGAACAACTTAACAAATAG
- the ilvD gene encoding dihydroxy-acid dehydratase, translated as MKINNSFQGLDRAPHRSLFYAMGYLPEDLKKPLIGVVNAHNEVIPGHFHLNELAQAVKLGVSAAGGTPMEFPVIGICDGIAMNHDGMKYPLSTRELIADSIEAMTIGHKFDGLVLIGNCDKIVPGMMMAAARLNIPAIYVSGGPMLTGNHKGKPVDLIRGAFEGVGAYAEGKITAEELEELEAESCPSCGSCAGMFTANTMNCLAEALGIGLPGNGTIPAPYGQRKQLAKRAGMQIMELVKENIRPRDILTLGAFRNAIAVDMAIGGSSNTVLHLMAIANEAKIPLNLEEFDKISRRVANIAKLSPAGHHSITDLHGAGGISAVVNQLLKAGLIYNDEITVTGKTIGENVMKAEVWNDSVIRPMDEAYSKEGGIAILMGNLAPEGAVVKQSGVEAEMMVHKGPARVFDSEEQAYAAIMAKRIKSGDVVVIRYEGPKGGPGMREMLSPTAAIVGMGLEKSVALITDGRFSGGTRGPCLGHVSPEASEGGPIAIIEEGDMIEIDIPNRSLRIDLSEEEIENRLKAWKQPPTKAEEGTYLYRYSKLVTSASTGAVLKY; from the coding sequence ATGAAAATAAATAATAGCTTTCAAGGTTTAGATAGAGCCCCCCATAGATCCTTATTTTATGCTATGGGATATTTACCAGAGGATTTAAAAAAACCCTTAATTGGTGTGGTCAATGCCCATAATGAGGTGATTCCAGGACATTTTCACTTAAATGAGCTGGCCCAAGCAGTAAAGCTAGGAGTAAGTGCGGCAGGGGGAACGCCTATGGAGTTTCCAGTAATAGGGATATGTGATGGTATTGCCATGAATCATGATGGTATGAAATATCCCCTTTCCACTAGGGAGCTCATTGCAGATTCTATAGAAGCCATGACCATAGGTCATAAATTTGATGGTTTAGTATTAATAGGAAACTGTGACAAAATTGTTCCTGGAATGATGATGGCGGCAGCTAGATTGAATATTCCTGCCATCTATGTAAGTGGAGGACCTATGCTGACGGGAAATCACAAGGGAAAGCCAGTGGATTTAATTAGAGGGGCCTTTGAAGGGGTAGGGGCCTATGCGGAAGGAAAAATTACTGCAGAAGAATTAGAGGAACTGGAAGCAGAATCCTGTCCTAGCTGTGGTAGCTGTGCTGGGATGTTTACTGCCAATACTATGAACTGTCTTGCTGAAGCCCTAGGGATAGGTCTACCTGGTAATGGTACGATTCCAGCCCCCTATGGACAAAGAAAGCAATTGGCTAAAAGAGCTGGAATGCAAATTATGGAACTAGTAAAGGAAAATATTCGACCTAGGGATATATTAACCTTAGGAGCCTTTAGAAATGCCATAGCTGTAGATATGGCCATAGGAGGTTCCTCCAACACAGTACTACATCTTATGGCGATTGCTAACGAAGCAAAGATACCGTTGAATCTTGAGGAATTTGATAAAATTAGTAGAAGGGTTGCTAATATTGCAAAGCTCAGTCCAGCTGGACACCATAGTATAACAGATTTACATGGGGCGGGGGGAATTTCCGCAGTGGTGAATCAACTGTTGAAGGCAGGTTTAATTTATAATGATGAAATCACTGTAACTGGAAAAACCATCGGAGAAAATGTAATGAAGGCAGAGGTTTGGAACGACAGTGTCATTCGACCCATGGATGAAGCCTACAGTAAGGAGGGAGGAATTGCCATCCTTATGGGGAACCTTGCACCAGAGGGGGCCGTGGTGAAACAGTCAGGGGTAGAGGCAGAAATGATGGTCCATAAGGGTCCAGCTAGGGTATTTGATTCAGAAGAACAAGCCTATGCTGCCATCATGGCTAAGAGGATTAAATCGGGGGATGTAGTGGTAATCCGATATGAAGGGCCAAAGGGGGGACCCGGTATGCGGGAAATGCTAAGTCCTACGGCGGCAATTGTAGGGATGGGATTGGAAAAATCCGTTGCCTTGATTACAGATGGACGTTTCTCTGGCGGCACAAGGGGACCCTGTTTAGGTCATGTTTCCCCTGAAGCATCGGAGGGAGGACCTATCGCCATTATTGAAGAAGGAGATATGATAGAAATTGATATTCCTAATAGGAGTTTGAGAATAGATTTATCGGAAGAAGAAATAGAAAATCGTTTAAAAGCTTGGAAACAACCACCTACTAAGGCTGAAGAAGGGACTTATCTATATCGCTACAGTAAGCTAGTCACCTCCGCCAGTACAGGTGCAGTATTAAAGTATTAA
- a CDS encoding ABC transporter substrate-binding protein, which produces MKKWISIFLVMLLVLSVGLVGCSSPTPTEAPSDEPDEAAGDDDVIKIGVFQPLTGANAAGGALEVEGSRLANELYPEVLGKKIELVVVDNGSDAVQAASAVARLIESENVVAIIGSWGSTYSMAAGDLVRDNQVPAVAASATNPMVTLDNDYYFRVCFLDPFQGTVMANYAYNNLGARTAGIIREVSSDYAVGLARFFEQAFIELTGDPNSIVEISDYQTGDQDFSSQILNVSGKAPDVIFAPGNFTESALIIQQAKNLGVTIPFIGGDTWETPEFIEIGADAVEGAVFSTFFTSEVPITPESEIFLDAYRSKYGKEPAAVTALGYDAYILIRDAIERAGAVDPIKIRDEIAKTSGFPGAAGVINLDENGDAVKSAVIKIVENGEFVYLDTIEPY; this is translated from the coding sequence GTGAAAAAATGGATATCTATTTTTTTAGTAATGCTTTTGGTTTTATCAGTAGGGCTAGTAGGTTGTAGTAGTCCAACTCCTACAGAAGCACCAAGTGATGAGCCAGATGAGGCAGCAGGAGACGATGATGTAATCAAAATTGGGGTTTTTCAACCTTTAACCGGGGCGAATGCAGCCGGTGGAGCCTTAGAAGTTGAAGGTTCACGTTTGGCAAATGAATTATATCCAGAAGTATTAGGCAAGAAGATTGAGTTAGTTGTTGTTGATAACGGATCTGACGCTGTACAAGCCGCCAGTGCAGTAGCAAGATTGATAGAAAGTGAAAATGTTGTAGCTATCATCGGTAGCTGGGGCAGTACATACTCTATGGCAGCTGGAGATTTAGTTAGAGATAACCAAGTACCTGCAGTTGCTGCATCTGCCACAAACCCAATGGTAACATTAGACAATGATTACTATTTCAGAGTTTGCTTCTTGGACCCATTCCAAGGAACCGTTATGGCAAACTATGCCTACAATAATCTTGGCGCTAGAACAGCCGGGATTATTCGAGAAGTTTCCAGTGACTATGCAGTTGGTTTGGCGAGATTCTTTGAGCAAGCCTTCATCGAATTAACTGGAGATCCAAATTCTATCGTTGAAATTTCTGACTACCAAACAGGAGATCAAGATTTCTCATCCCAAATACTAAATGTTAGTGGTAAAGCTCCTGATGTTATCTTTGCACCTGGTAACTTTACAGAGTCTGCATTAATAATTCAACAGGCGAAAAACCTAGGGGTTACAATTCCATTTATCGGTGGAGACACTTGGGAAACTCCTGAGTTCATTGAGATCGGTGCTGATGCTGTAGAAGGTGCTGTATTTTCAACATTCTTTACATCAGAAGTACCAATCACACCTGAGTCTGAAATTTTCTTAGATGCTTACAGAAGCAAGTATGGCAAGGAGCCTGCTGCTGTTACGGCTTTAGGATATGATGCCTATATCTTAATTAGAGATGCCATCGAAAGAGCAGGAGCAGTAGACCCGATTAAAATTAGAGATGAAATCGCTAAGACATCTGGATTCCCAGGAGCTGCTGGTGTCATCAACCTAGATGAAAATGGGGATGCCGTTAAGAGTGCTGTTATTAAGATTGTTGAAAATGGTGAATTTGTATACTTAGATACAATTGAGCCCTACTAG
- a CDS encoding ABC transporter ATP-binding protein, with protein sequence MLKIENLKVAYGGIQALKGINLEVEEGKIVALIGANGAGKSTTLRSIVGLVKPESGIITYQGEDLSKVETKDIVKKGITLVPEGRRVFGNLTVLENLKIGAFYRHDQKNIKEDLEWVYSLFPRLKERTWQQAGTLSGGEQQMLAVGRALMSRPKLLMMDEPSLGLAPLIVKEIFNIIKTIHQQGVTILLIEQNANVSLKIADKAYVMETGNITLQGTGKELLTNEEVKKAYLGESVHG encoded by the coding sequence ATGCTTAAAATAGAAAACTTAAAGGTGGCCTATGGTGGTATTCAAGCCTTAAAGGGGATAAATCTTGAAGTAGAAGAGGGAAAAATTGTGGCCCTTATCGGTGCCAATGGAGCGGGAAAGAGTACTACCCTCCGATCTATAGTGGGCTTAGTAAAACCTGAAAGTGGTATTATTACCTATCAAGGTGAAGATTTATCCAAGGTTGAAACAAAGGATATCGTGAAAAAAGGGATTACCCTAGTGCCAGAGGGGAGAAGGGTCTTTGGAAACCTAACGGTACTGGAAAATTTAAAAATAGGGGCTTTTTATAGACACGACCAAAAGAATATAAAAGAGGATTTAGAGTGGGTATACTCCCTGTTCCCACGATTAAAGGAAAGAACCTGGCAACAGGCAGGAACCCTTTCAGGAGGGGAGCAACAAATGCTGGCGGTGGGCAGGGCTTTAATGTCAAGACCAAAGCTTCTCATGATGGATGAGCCATCCCTAGGTCTAGCCCCCTTAATCGTAAAAGAAATCTTTAATATTATTAAAACCATTCACCAACAAGGGGTAACCATACTTCTGATCGAACAAAATGCCAATGTTTCTTTAAAGATAGCTGATAAGGCCTATGTTATGGAGACCGGTAATATTACGCTACAGGGTACAGGAAAAGAACTACTAACCAATGAAGAGGTAAAGAAGGCATATCTAGGAGAAAGTGTACATGGATAA
- a CDS encoding branched-chain amino acid ABC transporter permease, protein MKKRDIILTTISIVALGLFLIYANSNFNPYQIRILNLCAIYVVLGLSMNLINGFTGLFSLGHAGFMAVGAYTTALLTMSETAKQRTFFLEPMISPLDKITLPFFVALLIGGLLAAFVALLIGAPTLRLKGDYLAIATLGFSEIIRIIFTNTQNITNGALGLKSIPNTTNLWWTYGTMVVTIMVMAALINSSFGKAFKAIREDEIAAESMGINLFKHKVMSFAIGAFFAGIGGGLLGNLLGAINPAMFRFVLTFNILLIIVLGGMGSITGTVISAFVVTSGLEYLRILDESINLGFIQIQGITGLRMVVFSALLMIVVIFFRNGLMGTNEFSWDKLFNLLKRRPFSKKGVGQ, encoded by the coding sequence ATGAAGAAGAGAGATATCATTTTAACCACCATATCTATAGTAGCACTTGGCTTATTTCTTATATATGCCAACAGTAATTTTAACCCTTATCAGATAAGGATATTAAATCTATGCGCAATCTATGTTGTGCTGGGATTGAGTATGAACTTGATTAATGGATTTACAGGTTTGTTTTCCTTAGGACATGCTGGCTTTATGGCAGTAGGGGCCTATACAACAGCCCTTCTTACAATGTCGGAAACAGCTAAGCAGAGGACCTTCTTTTTAGAGCCTATGATTTCTCCTTTAGATAAAATTACCCTACCGTTTTTTGTAGCCCTATTAATAGGAGGATTATTGGCGGCCTTTGTAGCTCTTCTAATTGGGGCACCTACCTTAAGATTAAAGGGAGACTACCTAGCCATTGCAACCCTAGGCTTTTCTGAGATTATTAGAATTATATTTACCAACACCCAAAACATCACAAATGGTGCTTTAGGATTGAAATCAATTCCCAATACCACCAATCTTTGGTGGACCTATGGAACTATGGTGGTGACCATCATGGTGATGGCTGCCCTAATCAATAGTAGCTTTGGTAAAGCCTTTAAAGCAATAAGGGAAGATGAAATTGCCGCTGAAAGTATGGGAATTAATTTATTTAAACATAAGGTCATGTCCTTTGCCATAGGAGCATTCTTTGCAGGTATAGGTGGAGGACTATTGGGGAACCTACTGGGGGCCATTAACCCCGCCATGTTTCGATTTGTTCTGACCTTTAACATCCTTTTAATTATCGTTTTAGGGGGAATGGGCAGTATAACTGGAACAGTGATTTCTGCCTTTGTAGTCACCTCAGGATTAGAGTACTTAAGGATTTTAGATGAATCCATCAACCTTGGATTTATCCAGATTCAAGGTATTACAGGTCTGAGAATGGTTGTGTTTTCAGCCCTATTGATGATTGTAGTTATTTTCTTTAGAAACGGACTAATGGGTACCAATGAATTTAGCTGGGATAAACTCTTCAATCTCCTTAAGAGAAGACCCTTTAGCAAGAAGGGGGTAGGACAATAA
- a CDS encoding TRAP transporter small permease, with amino-acid sequence MKLSYYFRRFSDGLDWFITRMVFLGIIGMIVSISLQIIFRVFFNALVWTEEAARYLLVWSSFLGATLAYKRKMHIAVTFGVDLLPSSLKKPVVLLSIVLSMLFFGVSAYYGFKLISMQVYQLSPALRLPMKYIYLGIPLSFIVMFIHGISLILDNIFPQGEVGA; translated from the coding sequence ATGAAATTATCCTATTATTTTAGAAGATTCAGTGATGGGCTAGATTGGTTCATCACAAGGATGGTATTTTTAGGAATTATAGGCATGATTGTATCCATTAGTCTACAGATTATCTTTAGAGTGTTTTTCAATGCATTGGTTTGGACAGAGGAGGCTGCAAGGTATTTATTGGTGTGGAGCAGTTTTTTAGGGGCGACCCTTGCCTACAAAAGAAAGATGCATATAGCAGTTACCTTCGGGGTAGATTTACTGCCTTCAAGTTTAAAGAAGCCTGTGGTTCTTTTAAGTATAGTTTTATCTATGCTGTTTTTTGGGGTTTCCGCCTACTATGGGTTTAAATTAATCTCGATGCAGGTGTATCAATTATCACCGGCTTTGCGGCTTCCCATGAAATACATTTACTTAGGAATTCCTCTTAGCTTTATTGTGATGTTTATCCATGGTATATCATTAATATTGGATAATATCTTTCCACAAGGGGAGGTTGGGGCGTAA
- a CDS encoding response regulator transcription factor produces MKLLIVDDEKIMKEYIKFVISQEKLDIEVFEASNGEEAIEMATKIKPQGIFMDIKMPRVDGLKGAEIIRKELPQAKIIFLSAYDNFDYVQKALRLGAYDYLLKPIAPKDLKEMLKNLMDLGKEEEKSQEKIVDPSYEDDVILKAKAYIQEHYKNKIHLQDVADEVNLSSAYFSKYFKKKTEMNFSHYLNKLRLSKAKELMKNPNLTLNEIALEVGYEDLSYFSIVFQRYEDTTPTSYRRQIMTK; encoded by the coding sequence ATGAAGCTTTTGATCGTTGACGATGAGAAAATAATGAAGGAGTATATAAAATTTGTCATAAGTCAAGAGAAACTAGATATTGAAGTTTTTGAAGCCTCCAATGGAGAAGAAGCCATAGAGATGGCGACTAAAATAAAGCCCCAAGGCATCTTCATGGACATAAAAATGCCCCGAGTCGATGGTTTGAAGGGGGCAGAGATTATTAGAAAAGAACTGCCTCAAGCAAAAATCATTTTTCTTTCTGCCTATGACAATTTTGACTATGTACAAAAAGCCCTTAGACTAGGAGCCTATGATTATCTCTTAAAGCCAATAGCCCCTAAGGATTTGAAGGAGATGCTGAAAAATCTCATGGATTTAGGAAAGGAAGAAGAAAAATCCCAGGAAAAAATAGTAGATCCCAGCTATGAGGATGATGTAATTTTAAAGGCCAAGGCCTATATACAAGAGCATTATAAAAATAAGATCCACCTACAGGATGTAGCCGATGAGGTAAACCTAAGCAGTGCTTACTTTTCTAAATATTTTAAGAAAAAGACGGAAATGAATTTCTCCCATTACCTCAATAAGCTGCGATTAAGTAAGGCTAAAGAACTGATGAAAAATCCTAATCTAACCCTCAATGAAATTGCTCTGGAGGTGGGCTATGAGGATTTGAGCTACTTTAGTATTGTTTTTCAAAGGTATGAAGATACCACCCCCACCAGCTATAGGCGACAAATTATGACAAAATAA
- a CDS encoding ABC transporter ATP-binding protein, protein MTVLKTDHMTMKFGGLTAVNQLNLHIDKGEIVALIGPNGAGKTTAFNMITGVYRPTEGSVYFEDRDITGLKPHEITKGGMARTFQNIRLFKELSVLDNVFIANHLHLKSNFFQAVLGKLQPSLLDKVIGERYYKKEEKEILEKCYMLLEKVGLLDLKHEKANSLPYGLQRKLEIARALATEPKLLLLDEPAAGMNPKETNDLTAFIREIRDEFDLTVLLIEHHMQVVMDISDRIYVLDYGINIAEGNPYEIQNNDRVIQAYLGVTEDA, encoded by the coding sequence ATGACAGTATTAAAAACAGATCATATGACAATGAAATTTGGAGGATTAACTGCTGTAAATCAGCTTAATCTCCATATCGACAAGGGTGAAATCGTAGCCCTTATAGGACCAAATGGTGCCGGTAAGACGACGGCCTTCAATATGATTACTGGAGTGTATCGACCAACAGAGGGAAGTGTTTATTTTGAGGATCGTGATATTACAGGCCTAAAACCCCATGAAATTACAAAGGGGGGGATGGCAAGAACCTTTCAAAACATTCGTTTGTTTAAGGAATTAAGCGTACTGGACAATGTGTTTATAGCCAATCATCTTCATCTAAAGTCCAACTTTTTTCAAGCTGTGTTAGGAAAATTACAGCCCAGCCTTTTAGACAAGGTGATTGGGGAAAGATACTATAAAAAAGAAGAAAAAGAAATACTAGAAAAATGCTATATGCTATTGGAAAAAGTAGGATTACTTGATCTTAAACATGAAAAGGCAAATAGCCTTCCCTATGGTCTTCAAAGAAAACTAGAGATTGCTAGGGCATTGGCTACAGAGCCAAAGCTACTGCTGCTAGATGAACCGGCGGCAGGGATGAATCCAAAGGAAACCAATGATTTAACAGCCTTCATAAGGGAAATAAGAGATGAATTTGATTTAACCGTACTGTTAATAGAGCATCATATGCAGGTGGTTATGGACATATCCGATAGAATTTATGTTTTAGATTATGGTATCAATATAGCTGAAGGCAACCCCTATGAAATCCAAAACAATGATAGGGTAATTCAAGCTTATCTGGGGGTGACTGAAGATGCTTAA
- a CDS encoding TRAP transporter large permease, with protein sequence MGAIIFFSFLIFMLLGIPVAVAIGLASLVVLVREGMPLTVLVQRMFAGTDTFPLIAVPFFILAGDLLAKGRVSGKLVEFADSIFGFLKGGLSVVCVLASMFFAAISGSGAATTAAVGTPLIPELKKKGYDEATSAALIAASGTIGVVIPPSVPMILYAVIADQSVAKLFLNGFLPGTLMGLILIVLAIRYAYKNNYPRGSAFSVGNVVRTFKEAIWGILTPVIILGGIFSGIFTPSEAAVIAVNYSLFVALFVYKDMKWRDIFEIVCKSAMTMAVVMFIIATSSILSWVLAYYSIPTAIANAVLSLSSNKYVIMLLITLVIVLAGVFMETASALIILTPVFLPLVTQLGVDLIHFGLIIVVGLAIGMITPPVAINLYVASTVTGLPIEKITKSIIPFMLGLLAVLLLIVYIPLFF encoded by the coding sequence ATGGGTGCAATTATATTTTTCTCTTTTCTTATCTTTATGTTGTTGGGTATCCCTGTAGCGGTGGCCATTGGATTGGCTTCCCTTGTGGTATTAGTAAGGGAAGGTATGCCTCTAACGGTTTTGGTACAAAGGATGTTTGCAGGGACAGATACCTTTCCCTTAATTGCGGTTCCCTTCTTTATTCTGGCGGGGGATTTGCTGGCAAAGGGTAGGGTATCAGGAAAACTAGTGGAATTTGCGGATTCTATTTTTGGTTTTCTGAAGGGGGGCTTGTCGGTGGTATGTGTTTTGGCCTCCATGTTTTTTGCTGCTATCTCAGGGTCAGGAGCCGCCACCACTGCCGCAGTAGGTACACCCCTTATACCAGAGCTGAAAAAGAAGGGCTATGATGAAGCCACCTCTGCCGCCTTGATTGCCGCCAGTGGCACCATAGGGGTTGTTATTCCCCCTTCTGTTCCCATGATTTTATATGCAGTTATTGCTGATCAATCGGTGGCAAAGCTGTTTTTAAACGGATTTTTACCTGGTACTCTCATGGGATTAATCTTAATTGTTTTGGCCATAAGATACGCCTACAAAAACAATTATCCCAGAGGCTCAGCCTTTTCCGTAGGAAACGTAGTAAGGACCTTTAAGGAGGCCATTTGGGGAATTTTAACCCCCGTCATTATATTGGGGGGGATTTTCTCTGGCATCTTTACACCTTCAGAGGCAGCGGTTATTGCAGTGAACTATTCTCTATTTGTAGCCCTATTTGTTTATAAGGATATGAAGTGGAGAGACATATTTGAAATTGTCTGCAAATCCGCAATGACCATGGCAGTGGTTATGTTTATCATTGCCACCTCTAGTATTTTGAGCTGGGTTTTAGCCTATTACAGTATACCTACTGCTATTGCCAATGCAGTATTGTCTTTATCCAGCAATAAATATGTGATTATGCTATTGATTACCCTAGTCATTGTTTTAGCAGGGGTATTTATGGAAACCGCTTCCGCCTTAATCATACTGACACCAGTATTTCTTCCCCTTGTTACTCAGCTGGGGGTGGATCTAATCCACTTTGGTCTCATCATCGTAGTAGGTTTAGCTATTGGTATGATTACACCACCGGTGGCCATCAATCTCTATGTGGCCAGTACAGTAACTGGGTTGCCGATTGAAAAAATCACCAAATCCATTATCCCCTTTATGCTGGGGCTGCTGGCTGTACTGTTGCTAATTGTGTATATACCATTATTTTTCTAG